In Eubalaena glacialis isolate mEubGla1 chromosome 3, mEubGla1.1.hap2.+ XY, whole genome shotgun sequence, the following are encoded in one genomic region:
- the LOC133087682 gene encoding ribosomal protein uL24-like: protein MKFNPFVTSDRSKNCKRHFNAPSHVRSKIMSSPLSKELRQKYNVHSMPIRKDDEVQVVRGHYRGQQIGKVVQVYRKEYVIYIERVQREANGTTVHVGIHPSKVVITRLKLDKYQKKILERKAKSRQVGKEKGKYKEELIEKMQE, encoded by the coding sequence ATGAAGTTCAACCCCTTCGTGACCTCGGACCGCAGCAAAAACTGCAAACGTCACTTCAATGCCCCCTCCCACGTGCGCAGCAAGATCATGTCGTCTCCACTCTCCAAGGAGCTGCGACAGAAGTACAACGTTCACTCCATGCCCATCCGCAAGGACGACGAGGTCCAGGTGGTTCGAGGACACTACAGAGGTCAGCAAATTGGCAAGGTAGTCCAGGTGTACAGAAAGGAATATGTCATCTACATCGAGCGGGTGCAGCGTGAGGCTAATGGCACAACTGTCCACGTGGGCATTCACCCAAGCAAGGTGGTTATCACCAGGCTAAAACTGgacaaatatcagaaaaaaattcttgaaCGCAAAGCCAAATCTCGACAAGTtggaaaagagaaaggcaaatataagGAAGAACTTATTGAGAAAATGCAGGAATGA